The following proteins are co-located in the Takifugu flavidus isolate HTHZ2018 chromosome 16, ASM371156v2, whole genome shotgun sequence genome:
- the tmem229b gene encoding LOW QUALITY PROTEIN: transmembrane protein 229b (The sequence of the model RefSeq protein was modified relative to this genomic sequence to represent the inferred CDS: inserted 1 base in 1 codon), with the protein MVTSEAAEAPVPLTALSRWYLYAIHGYFCEVMFTAAWEFVVNCNWKFPGVTSVWALFIYGTCILIVERMYLKLRGRCPVLLRCLIYTLWTYLWEFGTGLLLRQFDACPWDYSQFRYNFMGLITAEYAVPWFCASFIVERLVIRNTLRLRFHXGPEDGWSQHCSDAGGGRRRERSRRVRNDANGYLKGE; encoded by the exons ATGGTGACCTCGGAAGCAGCGGAGGCTCCCGTCCCCCTGACGGCCCTGTCGCGCTGGTACCTCTACGCCATCCACGGCTACTTCTGCGAGGTCATGTTCACGGCCGCCTGGGAGTTCGTGGTGAACTGTAACTGGAAGTTCCCCGGCGTCACCAGCGTGTGGGCGCTCTTCATCTACGGGACCTGCATCCTCATCGTGGAGCGGATGTACCTGAAGCTGCGCGGCCGCTGCCCagtgctgctgcgctgcctcATCTACACCTTATGGACGTACCTGTGGGAGTTCGGCAcggggctgctgctgcgccAGTTTGACGCCTGCCCCTGGGACTACTCCCAGTTCCGCTACAACTTCATGGGACTGATCACGGCCGAGTACGCCGTGCCCTGGTTCTGTGCCTCCTTCATCGTGGAGCGCTTGGTCATCCGCAACACGCTGCGGCTGCGCTTCC GAGGGCCCGAGGACGGCTGGTCCCAGCACTGCTCGGACGCCggcgggggcaggaggagggagaggagcaggagggtgAGGAACGATGCTAACGGCTACCTGAAGGGCGAGTGA